A genome region from Aggregicoccus sp. 17bor-14 includes the following:
- a CDS encoding valine--tRNA ligase translates to MTTETDLSPELSKAYEPTEVEARWYAFWLEKNYFRAEATSTKPPFSIVLPPPNVTGSLHLGHALTATIQDILIRWKRMSGFNALWLPGTDHAGIATQMVVEKELKRTEKKSRHDLGRAEFLKRVWEWKDKYGKRIGEQHQVLGASLDWSRERFTMDARSSAAVREVFVRLYEEGLIYRAQKLINWCPSCRTALSDLEVEHEEKAGSLWHIHYPVKGSDRKLTVATTRPETMLGDTAVAVHPDDPRYAGLVGQSVQLPLTGREIPIIADPELVQMEFGTGVVKVTPAHDFNDYQTGLRHKLPMNSILDDAARTNKEAGPYAGLDRYEARKRVLEDLTAQGLLEKEEPHKLSVGGCQRCGTVVEPRLSPQWFVKIEPLATPAIRAVEEGRTKFVPETWTNTFFQWMRNIHDWTISRQLWWGHQIPAYYCTTCSPRQGDDTDLPLDAPTMRVGGIDYARATPIVAREQPESCPSCGGHSFEQDQDVLDTWFSSGLWPFSTLGWPEQTPELKSFYPNSVMETGHDIIFFWVARMMMMGLHFMGDVPFKTVYLHAMVRDEKGEKMSKTKGNVIDPLDVIRGASAEQLAPSLKNKFPQGMPAHGADALRFTLASLTQQGRDIKLSMDRLAGYKAFSNKLWNASRFALMNMGDFRADGRHPKERNLTLADRWILARLQRAIVETGKALEAYQFGEAASTLYQFLWGEFCDWYIELAKGSLYGEDVQAKDSTRAVLVYALDQILRLLHPFMPFITEEIWQKLPMQRSTESIMVAPFPQPDPRLEDAAAEAEMAPVVAAIEGLRNIRGESNLSPAQKLVAHVQSADPQLRATLERWKGYLMPLSGLSQVHISAPGARPAQAAAYVGPGMEIYVPLAGLIDFAAERDRLGKEIARIDQDLAGILRKLDNPNFVAKAPPDVVEKDRARVAELQARRQKLQENLARLSEPEAAPAQSAGGGVDAVDITVTDVVVTGAAVAATDAPAREGEGVNLAEELKEELAAAEIPPQAAAQQEHAVPKMTADAKEELTAADHHDLGMAYIGMGLVDQAVKELTLAKKGDPSPAVKQVKRAAKKAVAAVKKVAVKAKAAVKKAAAKKTAAKAPAAKAPKRGAKAKVAAKKAVTKVGAKAKVALAKGKAKASATKLKVQARVAVKKAAKKSALKRPAAKKTRR, encoded by the coding sequence ATGACGACCGAGACCGATCTCTCTCCCGAGCTCTCCAAGGCCTACGAGCCCACCGAGGTGGAGGCCCGCTGGTACGCCTTCTGGCTCGAGAAGAACTACTTCCGCGCCGAGGCCACCAGTACCAAGCCGCCGTTCTCCATCGTGCTGCCGCCGCCCAACGTGACGGGCTCGCTGCACCTCGGCCACGCGCTCACGGCGACCATCCAGGACATCCTGATTCGCTGGAAGCGCATGAGCGGCTTCAACGCGCTGTGGCTGCCGGGCACGGACCACGCGGGCATCGCCACGCAGATGGTGGTGGAGAAGGAGCTCAAGCGCACCGAGAAGAAGAGCCGCCACGACCTGGGGCGCGCCGAGTTCCTCAAGCGCGTGTGGGAGTGGAAGGACAAGTACGGCAAGCGCATCGGCGAGCAGCACCAGGTGCTGGGCGCCTCGCTCGACTGGAGCCGCGAGCGCTTCACCATGGACGCGCGCTCCAGCGCCGCCGTGCGCGAGGTCTTCGTCCGCCTCTACGAGGAAGGGCTCATCTACCGGGCCCAGAAGCTCATCAACTGGTGCCCCAGCTGCCGCACCGCGCTGAGCGACCTCGAGGTGGAGCACGAGGAGAAGGCGGGCTCGCTCTGGCACATCCACTACCCGGTGAAGGGCTCGGACCGGAAGCTCACCGTGGCCACCACGCGCCCCGAGACGATGCTCGGCGACACCGCGGTGGCGGTGCACCCGGACGACCCGCGCTACGCGGGGCTCGTGGGCCAGAGCGTGCAGCTGCCGCTCACCGGCCGCGAGATCCCGATCATCGCGGACCCGGAGCTGGTGCAGATGGAGTTCGGCACCGGCGTGGTGAAGGTCACCCCCGCGCACGACTTCAACGACTACCAGACGGGGCTTCGGCACAAGCTGCCGATGAACTCCATCCTCGATGACGCCGCCCGCACCAACAAGGAGGCGGGCCCGTACGCGGGGCTGGATCGCTACGAGGCGCGCAAGCGCGTGCTCGAGGATCTCACGGCGCAGGGGCTGCTCGAGAAGGAGGAGCCGCACAAGCTCAGCGTGGGCGGCTGCCAGCGCTGCGGCACCGTGGTGGAGCCGCGCCTCAGCCCGCAGTGGTTCGTGAAGATCGAGCCGCTCGCCACCCCCGCCATCCGCGCGGTGGAGGAGGGGAGGACGAAGTTCGTCCCCGAGACCTGGACGAACACCTTCTTCCAGTGGATGCGCAACATCCACGACTGGACCATCAGCCGCCAGCTGTGGTGGGGCCACCAGATCCCCGCCTACTACTGCACCACCTGCAGCCCGCGGCAGGGTGACGACACGGACCTGCCGCTGGATGCGCCCACCATGCGCGTGGGCGGCATCGACTACGCGCGCGCCACGCCCATCGTCGCGCGCGAGCAGCCCGAGAGCTGCCCCAGCTGCGGCGGCCACAGCTTCGAGCAGGACCAGGACGTGCTCGACACCTGGTTCAGCTCGGGCCTCTGGCCCTTCAGCACCCTGGGCTGGCCCGAGCAGACGCCGGAGCTCAAGTCCTTTTACCCGAACTCCGTCATGGAGACGGGCCACGACATCATCTTCTTCTGGGTCGCCCGGATGATGATGATGGGCCTGCACTTCATGGGGGACGTGCCCTTCAAGACCGTCTACCTGCACGCGATGGTGCGCGACGAGAAGGGCGAGAAGATGTCCAAGACGAAGGGGAACGTCATCGATCCCCTGGACGTCATCCGCGGCGCCAGCGCGGAGCAGCTCGCCCCCAGCCTGAAGAACAAGTTCCCGCAGGGGATGCCGGCGCACGGCGCAGACGCGCTGCGCTTCACGCTCGCCTCGCTCACGCAGCAGGGCCGCGACATCAAGCTCTCGATGGACCGGCTCGCGGGCTACAAGGCCTTCAGCAACAAGCTGTGGAACGCGAGCCGCTTCGCCCTGATGAACATGGGCGACTTCCGCGCGGACGGCCGCCACCCGAAGGAGCGCAACCTCACGCTCGCGGACCGGTGGATCCTCGCGCGGCTGCAGCGCGCGATCGTGGAGACCGGCAAGGCGCTCGAGGCCTACCAGTTCGGCGAGGCCGCGAGCACGCTCTACCAGTTCCTCTGGGGCGAGTTCTGCGACTGGTACATCGAGCTCGCCAAGGGCTCGCTGTACGGCGAGGACGTGCAGGCGAAGGACAGCACCCGCGCGGTGCTGGTGTACGCGCTGGATCAGATCCTGCGCCTGCTGCACCCCTTCATGCCCTTCATCACCGAGGAGATCTGGCAGAAGCTGCCGATGCAGCGGTCCACCGAGTCCATCATGGTGGCCCCCTTCCCGCAGCCGGACCCGCGGCTCGAGGACGCGGCGGCCGAGGCCGAGATGGCCCCGGTGGTCGCGGCGATCGAAGGCCTGCGCAACATCCGCGGCGAGAGCAACCTCTCGCCCGCGCAGAAGCTGGTCGCGCACGTGCAGAGCGCGGACCCGCAGCTGCGCGCGACGCTGGAGCGCTGGAAGGGCTACCTCATGCCGCTCTCCGGCCTCTCCCAGGTGCACATCTCCGCGCCGGGCGCGCGCCCCGCGCAGGCGGCGGCGTACGTGGGGCCGGGCATGGAGATCTACGTGCCGCTCGCGGGCCTCATCGACTTCGCGGCCGAGCGCGACCGGCTGGGCAAGGAGATCGCCCGCATCGACCAGGACCTCGCGGGCATCCTGCGCAAGCTGGACAACCCCAACTTCGTCGCCAAGGCGCCGCCGGACGTGGTGGAGAAGGACCGCGCGCGCGTGGCGGAGCTGCAGGCGCGCCGCCAGAAGCTGCAGGAGAACCTCGCGCGCCTGTCCGAGCCCGAGGCCGCTCCGGCACAGTCCGCGGGCGGCGGCGTGGACGCGGTGGACATCACCGTGACGGACGTCGTCGTCACGGGGGCCGCGGTGGCGGCGACGGATGCGCCGGCGCGCGAGGGCGAGGGCGTGAACCTCGCCGAGGAGCTGAAGGAGGAGCTCGCGGCCGCGGAGATTCCGCCGCAGGCCGCCGCGCAGCAGGAGCACGCGGTGCCGAAGATGACGGCGGACGCGAAGGAGGAACTCACCGCGGCGGACCACCACGACCTGGGCATGGCCTACATAGGCATGGGGCTGGTGGACCAGGCGGTGAAGGAGCTCACGCTCGCGAAGAAGGGCGACCCGTCGCCCGCGGTGAAGCAGGTGAAGCGCGCGGCGAAGAAGGCCGTGGCGGCGGTGAAGAAGGTCGCGGTCAAGGCGAAGGCGGCGGTGAAGAAGGCCGCGGCGAAGAAGACGGCTGCCAAGGCACCTGCGGCGAAGG